In Sporosarcina sp. PTS2304, a genomic segment contains:
- a CDS encoding sodium:proton antiporter — protein MHEAALISIVSILALGIFSQWLAWKIQWPSIFIMSIAGLLIGPVLGLVNPQVALDELYSPLISLAVAIILFEGSSNLDVREIKDISKSVFRVVTLGAFLAWILGSLTAHFIANLTWEVSFIIGGLFVVTGPTVIIPLLRNAKLKPRTAAVLKWEGIIVDPAGPLLALFAYEVIKVLTNEHLSLNYLLNFFGGAALAVLLGVIMGTLISMMASRGQFPEYLKSPVILAFVLLCFTMAEVIMHETGMLAVTVMGLVLGRMKRYVSAIGNVGHFVENVSVMLTSTVFILLTASLARETIAQIFTLPIIGFVIVMLFIVRPISIWLSTIGTELVWHEKLLIGWIAPRGIVALTVAGYFASTLLEDGYEEATLLIALTFALVFITVTAHGFTLGPLAKKLNLASSEPPGVLIVGASSFSIGLAVQLKEMNIPVLIVDPSHGRLRPAIEKGIDTFEGQILSERSRFSIDLAPYDTILSMTGDASYNALITQSFAPEFGYNNTFSLIAVANHQMSKSELPISLKAHLLFQDGATFPELNRKINTDYEIGLFSWEGSEVDLVFKEVIPETATPLFVKKKNNTLVFATLQKKISLDEGDQLVVLKLKPSVPANI, from the coding sequence ATGCATGAAGCGGCATTAATAAGTATTGTTTCCATCTTAGCCCTTGGTATATTTTCTCAATGGTTAGCTTGGAAAATTCAATGGCCTTCTATTTTTATTATGTCAATTGCAGGTTTGTTGATCGGTCCAGTTCTCGGTTTAGTCAATCCACAAGTTGCGTTGGATGAGTTATACAGCCCGTTAATCTCTCTCGCGGTCGCTATTATTTTGTTTGAAGGAAGTTCTAATTTAGACGTTCGAGAAATTAAGGACATTTCTAAATCTGTTTTTCGTGTTGTCACATTAGGTGCTTTTTTAGCTTGGATTTTAGGCTCATTAACCGCTCACTTCATTGCTAATCTTACATGGGAAGTATCTTTCATCATTGGAGGCCTCTTTGTCGTTACAGGTCCTACTGTAATTATTCCACTATTGCGCAATGCTAAGCTGAAACCTCGCACAGCTGCAGTGTTAAAGTGGGAAGGAATTATTGTAGATCCTGCGGGTCCGTTACTCGCATTGTTTGCCTATGAAGTGATTAAAGTTTTGACGAATGAACATTTGTCGCTGAATTATTTATTGAACTTCTTTGGAGGGGCTGCATTGGCCGTTCTATTAGGTGTAATAATGGGTACGTTAATCAGTATGATGGCTAGTAGAGGACAGTTTCCGGAGTACTTAAAATCTCCCGTTATTTTAGCATTTGTACTTTTATGTTTTACGATGGCAGAAGTTATTATGCATGAAACAGGAATGTTGGCAGTAACCGTCATGGGCTTAGTGCTCGGACGTATGAAGCGTTACGTGTCAGCTATTGGAAATGTTGGGCATTTCGTAGAGAATGTTTCAGTAATGTTGACGTCTACCGTTTTTATCTTACTGACAGCTTCATTGGCAAGAGAAACGATTGCACAAATTTTCACATTGCCGATCATCGGCTTTGTCATTGTGATGTTATTTATTGTCCGACCTATTTCGATATGGCTTTCAACTATTGGAACGGAACTAGTTTGGCATGAGAAGTTGCTTATTGGTTGGATAGCGCCTAGAGGAATTGTTGCGTTGACAGTGGCGGGATATTTCGCTTCTACACTTCTTGAAGATGGGTATGAAGAAGCGACATTGTTAATTGCGTTGACGTTTGCGCTAGTATTCATTACAGTAACTGCTCATGGTTTCACACTCGGTCCATTGGCGAAAAAATTGAACTTGGCAAGTAGTGAGCCACCGGGTGTGTTGATTGTAGGAGCAAGTAGTTTTTCTATCGGCTTGGCTGTACAGTTGAAAGAAATGAATATTCCTGTGCTAATTGTAGATCCTTCCCACGGTCGATTAAGACCAGCGATAGAAAAAGGGATCGATACATTTGAAGGTCAAATTTTATCAGAACGCTCAAGATTTTCGATTGATTTGGCACCATATGATACGATCTTATCGATGACAGGGGATGCATCTTATAATGCGTTAATTACACAGTCATTCGCACCGGAGTTTGGCTATAACAATACATTTTCTTTAATAGCGGTGGCCAATCATCAGATGAGTAAATCGGAGTTGCCGATTTCATTGAAAGCACATTTATTATTCCAAGACGGAGCGACATTCCCTGAGCTGAACCGGAAAATCAATACGGATTATGAAATTGGTTTATTTAGCTGGGAAGGTAGCGAAGTAGATTTAGTGTTTAAGGAAGTTATTCCTGAAACCGCCACACCGTTATTTGTTAAGAAAAAGAATAACACGCTAGTTTTTGCGACATTACAAAAGAAAATTTCATTGGATGAAGGCGATCAATTAGTTGTACTTAAACTAAAGCCGAGTGTCCCGGCCAATATATAA
- a CDS encoding LysR family transcriptional regulator codes for MDHQLQVFITVAERKNFSRAAEDLHMTQPAVSQYIRSFEEAIGVRLLERTNKYVRLNQAGEIVYHHGKEIVGLYSKMQNLVDDLTNKASGSLHIGASYTFGEYVLPHILSKLVADYPSIEPAITIGNTAEIAEQVISHQLDVGLIEGHFKEAVPLQNDSFAEDAMYIVTSPTHPLAQADRRLSINELANDIWLLREEGSGTREAAETFFLQSGFYPSRTMKFSSTQPIKESVEAGLGISLLSQWAIQKELHYGDLAIIPVKGTPFKRNFSIVTNSPFQTKALQVFIDLLKNSEELTVLHKKTTDDKE; via the coding sequence ATCGACCACCAACTACAAGTATTCATAACAGTGGCGGAAAGAAAAAACTTTTCTAGAGCTGCAGAAGATTTGCATATGACGCAACCTGCCGTCAGCCAATATATACGATCATTTGAAGAAGCAATTGGTGTGCGGCTGTTAGAACGTACAAATAAGTATGTACGGCTTAATCAAGCAGGCGAAATTGTCTATCATCACGGAAAAGAAATTGTCGGGCTTTATTCGAAAATGCAAAATTTAGTCGATGATCTGACAAATAAAGCGAGTGGATCCCTGCATATAGGCGCGAGCTACACATTTGGCGAGTACGTACTTCCACATATCTTGTCTAAACTTGTCGCGGACTATCCCTCTATTGAGCCAGCCATAACTATCGGCAATACGGCAGAGATTGCCGAGCAAGTTATTAGCCACCAACTAGATGTTGGGCTGATTGAAGGCCACTTTAAAGAAGCTGTCCCATTACAAAATGATTCGTTTGCAGAAGATGCGATGTATATCGTCACATCACCAACTCACCCTTTAGCTCAAGCAGACAGAAGACTCTCGATTAATGAGTTAGCTAATGATATTTGGCTGCTGAGAGAAGAAGGATCAGGCACTCGTGAAGCAGCAGAAACATTCTTCTTACAATCTGGTTTTTATCCTTCCCGTACTATGAAGTTTAGTAGTACACAACCAATCAAAGAGTCCGTTGAAGCAGGACTCGGCATCAGTTTACTTTCTCAATGGGCCATTCAAAAAGAACTGCACTATGGAGATTTGGCTATCATTCCAGTGAAAGGGACGCCGTTTAAGCGAAATTTTTCAATCGTGACCAACTCCCCCTTTCAAACGAAAGCACTACAAGTCTTTATTGATCTCTTGAAAAATAGTGAAGAACTTACGGTATTGCATAAAAAAACTACTGATGACAAAGAGTAA
- a CDS encoding YeiH family protein yields MTSKQRETHQLPKGTAWIGGVAFTFLIALVGFFLAKVPGFDHIGQLACAIIIAVAYRQLFGYPEAIRSGIAFSSKRLLRAAIILYGLKLNIDTVLSDGLGLLVRDVGVIAFAIFMTVWLAKVFKADKDISLLLGVGTGVCGAAAIAAVAPIVKVKDEDTAIGVGIIALMGTIFAIGYTILRPILPLDSIQYGMWAGISLHEVAHVALAGAPAGEEGLAIALLAKLGRVFLLVPLCFIFIFIMKRKNKGANEGEAKIEFPWFLVGFILLSVLGSYVFGHSIPVSDNVMEGVFTLTTWLLTAAMVGLGLNVSLKDLRERALRPLAAMTITSVLLSVIVYFIV; encoded by the coding sequence ATGACTTCAAAACAACGAGAAACTCATCAACTTCCAAAAGGTACGGCATGGATTGGTGGAGTAGCATTTACATTTTTAATTGCATTAGTAGGATTCTTTTTAGCAAAAGTGCCTGGCTTTGACCATATCGGGCAGTTGGCATGCGCTATTATTATTGCAGTAGCCTACCGACAACTATTCGGTTATCCAGAAGCGATCCGATCTGGAATTGCTTTTTCTTCTAAACGCTTGCTTCGGGCGGCTATTATTTTATACGGTTTGAAATTAAATATTGATACTGTATTGAGTGATGGTTTAGGATTATTGGTGAGAGACGTGGGGGTAATTGCTTTTGCGATTTTCATGACAGTTTGGCTCGCAAAAGTGTTTAAAGCTGATAAAGATATTTCCTTATTATTAGGTGTGGGAACCGGCGTATGCGGAGCTGCTGCTATTGCTGCTGTGGCGCCTATCGTGAAAGTTAAAGATGAAGATACAGCAATTGGAGTAGGAATTATCGCGTTAATGGGAACAATTTTTGCTATTGGGTATACGATTCTTCGTCCGATACTGCCACTGGATTCTATTCAATACGGTATGTGGGCTGGAATTAGTCTTCACGAGGTGGCGCATGTTGCGCTAGCAGGTGCACCCGCAGGAGAAGAGGGGCTAGCAATCGCTTTACTAGCAAAATTAGGTCGTGTATTTTTATTAGTTCCACTTTGTTTTATCTTTATTTTTATTATGAAACGTAAAAACAAAGGTGCAAACGAAGGGGAAGCGAAAATTGAATTTCCGTGGTTTTTAGTAGGCTTTATCTTATTAAGTGTACTTGGTAGTTATGTATTCGGTCACTCGATTCCGGTATCGGACAACGTGATGGAAGGAGTCTTTACATTGACGACGTGGTTATTAACAGCGGCAATGGTTGGACTTGGGCTTAACGTTAGTTTAAAGGATCTTCGAGAGAGGGCGCTGCGGCCATTAGCAGCTATGACGATCACATCTGTTTTACTTTCTGTCATTGTATACTTTATCGTATAA
- a CDS encoding MarR family winged helix-turn-helix transcriptional regulator translates to MKEKLQEAVELFEEVIIFGTEHVVKNLDVPIWKEYSPEQIQVLKILSAFGELTSSQLAEIQGVHKSAVSTRLKKLVEKELIELEKDPHDQRAKRILLTTSGIEVLKQSNEAVYESIENIFKDRIDEHELEQFIETFRKLKTILLTKEM, encoded by the coding sequence TTGAAAGAAAAACTTCAAGAAGCAGTAGAATTATTCGAAGAGGTCATTATATTTGGAACAGAGCATGTGGTGAAAAACCTAGATGTACCCATATGGAAAGAATACTCGCCCGAACAGATTCAAGTGCTGAAAATCTTATCGGCATTCGGTGAACTTACTAGCAGTCAACTCGCAGAAATTCAAGGTGTACATAAAAGTGCTGTGTCAACGAGGTTAAAGAAACTCGTTGAAAAAGAGTTAATAGAGTTAGAAAAGGATCCACATGATCAACGTGCGAAAAGAATTTTATTAACTACTTCTGGTATTGAAGTGCTAAAACAATCAAACGAAGCGGTCTATGAAAGTATTGAAAACATTTTTAAAGATCGAATCGATGAACATGAGCTTGAGCAATTTATTGAGACGTTCAGAAAGCTGAAAACTATATTATTGACTAAGGAGATGTAG
- a CDS encoding MMPL family transporter, with protein sequence MKTVLKFKWPIAISLVLLTAILFMLAPDLAKQAEEAGSFQLLDTADSQKAAQMLEEAGEAEETISLVYSLDQAADEAKKKEISSAAKEIKGLNKIVTEVLDPFESEEVEKQLVSEDKKTVLMPITVDGTQDQIIDLAKEIEKDVLVENDTVYITGEAIINNDVNESAQEGLKKTEVITVILIFSLLLIVFRSIITPFVPLVAVGITYLLSQSLVAFFIDWFGFPVSNYTQIFLVAILFGLGTDYCILLLSRYKEELLAGHEVEEAIINTYKTAGRTLFISALAVFIGFAAIGFADFPIFKSAVAVAVGIAVLMLILYTIVPLVMVLLKDKLFWPSKGAASHKDSKLWIAFSKLSVMRPLVSMLIVAVITIPLILTYDNDLSFNTVDEIDSSKESVKGLNLISDAFGEGDSLPVQVLLKKDTAIAKEGDVTYLEAIARDIEKVEGVKSVRTVTRPTGEILEDLYVDHQIALLADGLNEANDGIQEIRLGLATIQYNLRDAANQLPSGGAGGGGLLQAANGIEQINGQLDQISGSLQQGLPPAQAAGGLDALSGELGKISSGIAGAGNQINQSGSQIGALKGGLKQLGGGVKASKDGLAEVTTGLQKIADMLDDMGDTKSVRDTGLFIPAGTLDNEEFEPVIDRYTFDEKKGILMEVILTENPYSRDAISTVHNIKDTVKRSVIGTPFEEADVAFSGISSINSDLNDISSADFKRTVTVMLVGLFIVLFILFRSAIMPLYMIGSLLLTYYSAISITELIFVNGLGYDGISWAVPFFGFIMLIALGVDYSIFLLDRFREESIGGLKIRQALMHSMAKMGTVIITAAVILAGTFGAMVPSGVLSLVQIATIVISGLLLYGLIILPLLIPAITVSFGRGVWWPFRG encoded by the coding sequence GTGAAAACAGTATTAAAATTTAAATGGCCGATCGCGATTAGCTTAGTATTACTGACTGCTATATTATTTATGCTGGCTCCCGATTTAGCAAAGCAAGCAGAGGAGGCTGGATCATTCCAACTTCTTGACACAGCGGATTCACAAAAAGCTGCGCAAATGTTAGAAGAGGCAGGAGAAGCAGAAGAAACGATTTCGCTCGTCTATTCATTGGATCAAGCAGCAGATGAGGCGAAAAAGAAGGAAATTTCCTCGGCAGCTAAAGAAATTAAAGGATTAAATAAAATTGTCACGGAAGTGTTGGATCCTTTTGAAAGTGAAGAAGTAGAAAAGCAACTGGTCTCTGAAGATAAAAAGACTGTCTTGATGCCTATTACAGTCGACGGCACACAAGATCAAATAATTGACTTAGCTAAAGAAATAGAGAAAGACGTTTTAGTAGAAAATGATACAGTATATATTACCGGGGAAGCTATCATCAATAACGATGTGAATGAAAGTGCTCAGGAAGGATTGAAAAAGACTGAGGTCATTACCGTTATATTGATCTTTTCTTTATTGTTAATTGTTTTCCGTTCCATTATTACACCTTTTGTTCCGCTAGTTGCGGTAGGAATTACTTATTTATTAAGCCAATCTCTTGTAGCTTTCTTTATCGATTGGTTTGGGTTCCCAGTATCGAACTATACACAAATTTTCTTAGTAGCGATTTTATTCGGTCTTGGAACAGACTATTGTATTTTATTATTAAGCCGTTATAAAGAAGAGCTTCTTGCGGGACATGAAGTGGAAGAGGCAATTATTAACACGTACAAAACAGCGGGCCGTACGTTGTTTATTAGCGCGCTGGCAGTATTTATCGGTTTTGCGGCGATTGGTTTTGCTGATTTCCCAATATTTAAGTCTGCAGTTGCCGTGGCAGTCGGAATTGCTGTATTAATGCTTATTCTTTATACGATTGTGCCGTTAGTTATGGTGTTATTGAAAGATAAATTATTTTGGCCATCCAAAGGGGCGGCTTCACATAAAGATAGTAAATTATGGATTGCGTTCAGCAAACTATCGGTAATGCGTCCACTTGTTTCTATGCTAATTGTAGCAGTTATAACCATTCCGCTAATTTTGACGTATGATAATGATTTGTCATTTAATACAGTGGATGAAATTGACAGTAGTAAAGAATCAGTTAAAGGACTAAATCTTATATCTGATGCGTTTGGTGAAGGGGATTCTTTACCAGTGCAAGTATTGCTGAAAAAAGATACAGCCATCGCTAAAGAAGGAGACGTTACTTATTTAGAAGCGATTGCTCGTGATATAGAGAAAGTAGAAGGCGTGAAAAGTGTCCGTACCGTAACACGTCCGACGGGTGAAATACTAGAAGATTTATATGTGGATCACCAAATAGCATTACTGGCAGACGGTCTGAATGAAGCGAATGATGGAATCCAAGAAATTCGTTTAGGACTTGCAACGATTCAATATAACTTGAGAGATGCTGCAAATCAATTACCTTCAGGCGGTGCTGGCGGCGGTGGACTTCTTCAAGCGGCGAATGGCATTGAGCAAATTAACGGGCAGTTAGATCAGATTTCTGGAAGTTTACAGCAAGGGTTACCACCTGCTCAAGCAGCCGGCGGATTAGATGCACTAAGTGGTGAGCTAGGTAAAATAAGTAGTGGAATTGCTGGTGCAGGAAATCAAATCAATCAAAGTGGCTCTCAAATCGGCGCATTAAAAGGCGGTTTAAAACAACTAGGCGGGGGAGTTAAAGCTTCTAAAGATGGTCTCGCTGAAGTAACGACTGGATTACAAAAGATAGCAGATATGTTAGATGATATGGGGGATACAAAAAGTGTTCGGGATACAGGTTTATTTATCCCAGCAGGTACACTTGATAATGAAGAGTTTGAACCTGTAATCGACCGTTATACTTTCGATGAGAAAAAAGGAATTCTAATGGAAGTGATTTTAACGGAAAATCCATATTCTCGTGATGCGATTTCAACGGTTCATAATATTAAAGATACGGTAAAACGTTCTGTTATCGGAACACCATTTGAAGAAGCGGACGTAGCGTTCAGTGGTATTTCTAGTATCAACTCTGACTTGAATGATATTTCGTCAGCAGATTTCAAGCGTACGGTTACTGTGATGTTAGTCGGTTTATTCATCGTTCTATTCATTTTGTTCCGTTCAGCAATTATGCCACTCTATATGATAGGATCGTTGCTGTTAACGTATTACTCAGCGATTTCTATTACAGAACTCATCTTCGTTAATGGGCTGGGATATGACGGGATCAGTTGGGCTGTTCCGTTCTTCGGATTTATTATGTTAATTGCGTTAGGCGTTGATTATTCCATTTTCTTACTAGATCGCTTTAGAGAAGAGAGTATCGGTGGTCTGAAGATTCGCCAAGCACTGATGCATTCAATGGCAAAGATGGGAACTGTTATTATTACTGCGGCAGTCATCTTAGCAGGTACATTCGGTGCAATGGTTCCTTCAGGAGTCCTAAGTCTTGTGCAAATTGCAACAATTGTAATTTCCGGTTTGTTGCTGTATGGCCTGATCATTTTACCATTGCTAATACCTGCAATTACTGTATCATTTGGACGCGGAGTCTGGTGGCCGTTTAGAGGATAA
- a CDS encoding FAD-binding oxidoreductase: protein MELYHGELYWDTTWERQKFDSRERKELYDIAIIGGGMSGALCSYVLSRENYSIVMLEQDRVGGGSTSANTGLLQFSNDIMLHELIEQIGEEQAVEFYHSCKKALEQLQDVAENALIDVNFHTRESLYYASTVEDVERLRKEYEALKKHGFPVEFWDSKQIEAHFPFTQPAAIVTDGDAEVNPLRLCVGAIQYAYEKGMDIFEQTEVLEIKDSSSGAVLRTTHGEFTAKTVVVTTGYAPTPEVSIPQKDLKVTYAIATKPIKDLSFWTNRMMIWETKRPYLYMRLTDDQRIVAGGLDQNIDELPSSEETAKQFDELKKQLKVLFPHTAIEFEYEWTAVFGESTDELPVVGRHPEEPNIYYLIGLGGNGTVYSMLGAHLIRDELLGKSNANETILEIER, encoded by the coding sequence ATGGAATTGTATCATGGAGAACTTTATTGGGATACAACATGGGAACGGCAGAAGTTTGATAGTAGAGAACGAAAAGAGCTATACGATATTGCGATTATAGGTGGTGGAATGTCCGGCGCTTTATGTTCGTATGTTCTCTCCCGCGAAAACTATTCAATCGTCATGCTCGAACAAGATCGAGTAGGCGGGGGGAGTACTTCTGCCAATACAGGACTTTTACAGTTTTCAAATGATATTATGTTGCATGAATTAATAGAACAAATAGGCGAAGAACAAGCGGTGGAATTTTATCATTCTTGTAAAAAAGCGCTAGAACAGCTTCAGGACGTAGCGGAAAATGCGCTGATTGACGTGAATTTTCATACTCGTGAAAGTTTATATTATGCTAGCACTGTTGAAGATGTAGAAAGGCTTCGAAAAGAATACGAGGCATTGAAGAAACACGGGTTTCCGGTAGAATTTTGGGATAGTAAACAAATCGAAGCACATTTCCCTTTTACACAGCCTGCAGCAATCGTGACAGACGGAGATGCGGAAGTGAATCCACTTCGTTTATGCGTAGGTGCTATTCAGTATGCATATGAAAAAGGCATGGATATTTTTGAACAAACGGAAGTACTAGAAATAAAAGATTCAAGTTCAGGCGCGGTACTACGAACAACTCACGGGGAGTTTACCGCGAAAACTGTCGTTGTAACGACCGGTTATGCGCCTACACCAGAAGTATCTATCCCTCAAAAAGATTTAAAGGTAACGTATGCTATCGCAACAAAACCTATAAAAGATTTATCGTTTTGGACTAATCGAATGATGATTTGGGAGACGAAGCGACCTTATCTTTATATGCGGCTGACAGATGACCAGCGCATTGTAGCGGGAGGATTGGACCAAAATATAGACGAGTTGCCTAGCTCGGAAGAAACAGCAAAACAGTTTGATGAGTTGAAAAAGCAATTGAAAGTATTATTTCCTCACACGGCAATAGAATTTGAATATGAGTGGACAGCTGTATTTGGCGAATCGACTGATGAACTTCCTGTAGTGGGCCGCCATCCTGAAGAGCCAAACATCTATTACTTAATAGGATTAGGTGGAAACGGAACTGTCTACAGTATGCTCGGAGCTCATTTGATTCGTGATGAACTACTCGGTAAATCTAATGCTAATGAGACTATATTGGAAATTGAGCGATAA
- a CDS encoding diacylglycerol kinase family protein, producing the protein MLHFDKALFVYNRTAGDIEIEEKLSQTIPIFTQAVDELIILNTSSEEELQQACINYSDQVDALIILGGDGTVHTCINSIAPLPIRPVIAILPGGTSNDFSRTVGIPQALEKAAHALINGKIVETDIGQADNRYFMNFWGIGLVTEASENVRDEEKKNFGPVSYALSTIRTLNQAEQFSYNVQTASKQYEGKAILLFVCNGRFIGTAQLPIPDISITDGKLDVLLVRDSNLSAFRELFILQNPAIDNEQLDELEYFQTDMLRIQQPLSNKVDMDGEIYDETSSVITLLPKHLRIIHPLEMQDKK; encoded by the coding sequence ATGCTGCATTTCGACAAAGCTTTATTTGTCTATAACCGCACGGCGGGTGACATAGAGATTGAAGAAAAACTGTCTCAGACAATCCCCATTTTCACACAAGCAGTTGATGAGTTAATCATTTTAAATACATCGTCTGAAGAGGAACTACAACAAGCGTGCATAAACTATAGTGATCAAGTCGATGCACTTATTATTCTTGGAGGAGACGGCACAGTCCACACGTGTATTAACAGTATTGCGCCGCTACCGATCCGTCCTGTCATTGCTATTTTACCAGGTGGCACCTCAAATGATTTTAGTAGAACCGTAGGAATCCCTCAGGCACTCGAAAAAGCAGCACATGCATTAATTAATGGAAAGATTGTTGAGACAGACATCGGACAGGCTGACAATCGATATTTTATGAATTTTTGGGGGATTGGATTAGTAACGGAAGCTTCTGAAAATGTTAGAGATGAAGAGAAGAAAAACTTCGGTCCGGTCAGTTATGCCCTAAGTACAATCCGTACCTTAAATCAAGCAGAACAATTTTCCTACAATGTACAAACCGCTTCCAAGCAATATGAAGGAAAGGCGATTTTATTATTCGTATGTAACGGACGGTTTATCGGAACGGCACAATTACCAATACCCGATATTTCCATTACAGATGGCAAGCTGGATGTATTACTAGTGCGTGATTCCAATCTCTCAGCTTTTCGTGAATTATTTATATTACAAAATCCTGCAATAGATAATGAACAATTAGATGAATTGGAGTACTTCCAGACTGACATGTTACGGATTCAACAACCGCTATCAAATAAAGTGGATATGGATGGCGAAATCTATGACGAAACTTCTTCTGTTATTACATTATTACCTAAACATCTACGCATCATTCATCCGCTGGAGATGCAAGATAAGAAATAG
- a CDS encoding CitMHS family transporter, whose protein sequence is MLSIIGLLTIFVIVALLISGRITPIVGLVIVPIIGAFFAGFDFKEIGEFFGNGIDSVISVVIMFIFAILFFGIMQDAGVFDPLINTMIKVSRGNVVAVAMATVIIAAIAQLDGSGASTFLITIPALLPLYKRLKMNPYLLLLLVGISASIVNMVPWGGPLGRVAAVLGVDVTELWRPLIKIQVIGLLLLVFVAFVLGLREKRLIRKRIADGLVDDPIEEDESVDENQLTAKREALSLQRPKLLWLNVIIAVTVIGLLVWGEVPAGFIFMVGFSIALPLNYRSVNEQMDRIKAHAPNALLMAAIILAAGSFLGILNGANMLDSIATDLVKVLPVFIVPYLHIIIGFFGVPFDLLLSTDAYYFALLPIVEQVVSGFGVSSISAAYALIVGNIIGTFVSPFSPALWLALGLAGLEMGKHIRYSFLIMWGFSIVLFLITMALGVITF, encoded by the coding sequence ATGTTAAGTATTATTGGATTACTCACGATTTTCGTGATCGTCGCTTTATTGATCAGCGGAAGGATTACACCTATCGTCGGTCTCGTCATCGTTCCTATTATCGGTGCGTTCTTTGCCGGATTTGATTTCAAAGAGATAGGCGAGTTTTTTGGAAACGGAATTGATTCTGTTATTAGCGTAGTGATTATGTTTATTTTCGCTATATTATTTTTCGGAATTATGCAGGATGCGGGAGTATTTGACCCACTAATCAATACAATGATTAAAGTATCGCGTGGAAATGTTGTCGCTGTGGCAATGGCTACCGTCATCATTGCGGCTATTGCACAGTTGGACGGATCAGGCGCTTCTACATTTTTGATTACGATTCCTGCTTTATTGCCGCTATATAAACGGTTGAAAATGAATCCTTACTTGCTTTTACTGCTCGTAGGAATTTCCGCGAGTATCGTAAATATGGTACCTTGGGGAGGGCCACTTGGACGCGTGGCGGCTGTACTCGGTGTGGATGTCACAGAACTTTGGCGTCCACTTATAAAAATACAAGTCATTGGACTACTACTTTTAGTGTTTGTCGCATTCGTCTTAGGATTGCGGGAAAAACGACTTATTAGAAAAAGGATTGCAGATGGATTGGTTGATGATCCGATTGAAGAAGATGAATCAGTTGACGAAAATCAGCTGACTGCAAAAAGAGAAGCTTTGTCCCTTCAACGTCCAAAACTGCTTTGGTTAAATGTCATAATCGCAGTTACAGTTATTGGTTTACTCGTTTGGGGAGAAGTTCCCGCTGGATTTATCTTCATGGTAGGATTTAGTATTGCATTGCCTTTAAATTATCGCTCAGTGAATGAACAAATGGATCGGATCAAAGCACATGCACCAAACGCTTTACTCATGGCTGCAATCATTTTAGCTGCCGGTTCATTCCTCGGAATTCTAAACGGCGCTAATATGCTAGATTCAATTGCTACAGATTTAGTAAAAGTTCTTCCTGTGTTTATCGTTCCTTATTTACACATTATTATCGGGTTCTTTGGAGTTCCATTCGATTTATTGCTGAGTACTGACGCTTACTACTTTGCTTTATTACCAATCGTCGAGCAAGTCGTTTCAGGCTTCGGTGTATCTTCTATTTCGGCTGCTTATGCTTTAATTGTCGGGAATATTATCGGCACGTTTGTCAGTCCATTCTCCCCTGCCCTTTGGCTAGCACTTGGCTTAGCAGGCTTAGAAATGGGGAAACATATTCGTTATTCTTTCCTCATTATGTGGGGATTCAGTATCGTGTTATTCTTAATCACAATGGCTTTAGGAGTTATTACATTTTAA